The genomic DNA TGTTGCGCGTGCCGACCAAGGACGAAGCCAATGCCGTAGCCGCTGCCGCTGCCCTGGCCGAGGTTCAGCGCCAGAACAGCGATTGGCGCTCCGGTGCCGCTCGTAACCCGACCAGCGTGGCCGATGCCGGCACGCGCGCGAATGCGACGACCTCGCCGACCAAGAGCACGAGCGGCGATCACCTGGCCCTGGTCCCGGCCAAGGACGGCGGTCAAGGCGGCAAGACCAGCAAGGCCGACGTCAGCGCATTGCATCAGGACTTGCAGCGTAGCCAGGAGCAGCTCACTTCCCTCGCACAGCAGGGCAACGAGCTCAAGTCGCGCCTGAAAGACCTCGAAGACATCAACAGCAAGAACGAGCGTCTGCTCGCGCTGAAGGACAACCAGATCGCCGAGCTGCAGCAAAAGCTCGCCGATGCGCGCAAGGCGGCCGGCATGCCCGCGGCCGCGCCGGTCAAGGCGCCGGTCGAGGAAAACAAGACCATCGTGACGGCCGCTTCGCAGCAGCCTGCCAAGCCGGCCACGACGCCCGCGGCCATCACGCCGCCGGTACCGGCCGCCGCCGCCACGACGCACACGGCGGCCGTGACGCCGGCAGTAAACACGCCGGCCCATGCAGCCACCACGCAACCGGTGGCCAGTCAGCCGGCCGCGCCGGTCAAGCCCGCCGTCAAGCCGACGCCGAAGCCGGTAACGCCGCCTCCGGTCGAAGAAGAGCCCTGGTTCATGCAGACCTGGGCGTGGGCAGCAGGCGCGGGCCTGGTCGTGCTGCTCGCCTTGCTCGCGCTGTTGCGCCGTCGCAAGGCTGCGCCTGCGGTCGCTGCCGTCGGCGGCGGTTCGTCGCTGGCCGATCGCTTCGGCGCGGCGCCGCCGTTTGGCGAAGAAGATATCGATCAGGAAGAACTGCTCGACCAGTTGGCCGAGCACCCGGACGACATTGGCCTGCACCTGGAGCTGGTGAGCCTGTACTACAGCCGCCGCGACGTGGAGCATTTCGAGGCCGCCGCCGAAGCGATGCACGCGCACATCACCGACTCGCAGCAGCCGGAGTGGCAGGATGTCGTGCACATGGGCGAAGACCTGGTGCCGAACCACCCGCTGTTCGCCAACGGCCACGCCGGCCAGGTGCTGGGCGATGACGAGCGCGCCGCGCTGCATCACTTCGATCTGGACAAGTACGCCTCGGGCAACACGCCGGCCGCACCGGTGATGCCGCCGCCGATTCCGAGCCAGAAGGTGAGCGAGTACCACTTCGATTTCAACCTGACGCCGCACCCGATCGCGCCGCCTGTTGCGCACGAACCGCGTGATATTCCACAGCACGAAACGGCACCGTTGGTCGATACGGCGCAGTCGCATTCGAGCTGGGAATTTGCCGAGGACGATGCCTTGCAGGCGGAGCCGGCGAGCACGGGCCACCATGCGCACGAGAACGACGAGCTTTCGCACGACAGTTATCCGTCGCACGAGATCGGCAGCTTCAGCGACGACCCGATCGACACCAAGCTCGATCTGGCGCGTGCCTACCTCGACATGGGCGATCCCGATGGCGCCCGTGCGATGCTCGAAGAAGTGCTGCACGAAGGTACGCAGATGCAGAAGGATACGGCCCAGCGGTTGCTTGACGATCTGCATTGATCTGATGCGTTGAATGTAAAAAAGCCGGCTCTAAGCCGGCTTTTTTTATGTGTGAGATCGAGCGGCAGGCTCGCTTCGCGTCGCCTCTTGCGCCCCCTCACCCCAGCCCTCTCCCCCGGCAAAGCCAGGGGAGAGGGAGTCAAGTTGCGCAAGTGCGAAATACTAAGGTTTGACTCAGTCAGCTCCCTCTCCCCTGGCTTTGCCGGGGGAGAGGGCTGGGGTGAGGGGGGCTTCTAAAATCTCGCCCCAGTTTTCCACAGCCACTGTGGATGCCACCTTGGTAAGCCTGTGGAAAAGCCACATTCGATGCTTTACCGACAAGTACTTAGTACGGCTTGATCATGATCTGCTCATGGATACCCGTCCGGCTGCACATACCGGCCTGTTAACCTAGTCACCCCTCATGTACTCAAGCGTAGTTCCCATGCGTATCGCCCTGGGCGTCGAATACGACGGCACCGACTTCTCCGGCTGGCAGCGCCTGAGCCATGGCGCGACCGTGCAGGGAGCGCTGGAGCGGGCGCTGAGCTTCGTTGCCGCGCATCCGGTCGAAGTCACTTGCGCCGGTCGTACCGACGCAGGCGTGCACGGCCGTTGCCAGGTAGTGCATTTCGACACCGAGGTGACGCGCGATCCGCGTGGCTGGGTGCTTGGTGCGTGTTCGAACCTGCCGTCCACCGTCGCGGTGCTGTGGGCGCAGGTCGTGCCGGACGATTTTCATGCACGCTTTTCCGCACGCAGCCGTCGCTATCGTTATCGCATCCTCAATCGCCCGGTGCGTGCCGCACTCGACGCGCGCTATGTCACCTGGGAGCGGCACCCGCTCGATGCGCTGCGGATGCATCAGGCGGCGCAGGCGTTGATTGGCGAGCACGACTTCAC from Dyella sp. GSA-30 includes the following:
- a CDS encoding FimV/HubP family polar landmark protein; protein product: MNRSLKLSMLLALALGSSQAAALELGQIQIKSALGQPLVADIPIKPDHAGELDHLTAQLASAEDFSRAGVVAPQVLLQFAVVDGSGGQKLIRVTSSAPVNDPYLDILVELNTGSSKSVREFAVLLDPPAGAVTQAPAASAPSSRHAAAPTRSTRAAAAPAAAPAPAPAQPKHAAASAASTAADGGKVTVERGQTLSGIAKQSLTGGVDINQLLMAYKQANPDAFYRDNINALKTGAVLRVPTKDEANAVAAAAALAEVQRQNSDWRSGAARNPTSVADAGTRANATTSPTKSTSGDHLALVPAKDGGQGGKTSKADVSALHQDLQRSQEQLTSLAQQGNELKSRLKDLEDINSKNERLLALKDNQIAELQQKLADARKAAGMPAAAPVKAPVEENKTIVTAASQQPAKPATTPAAITPPVPAAAATTHTAAVTPAVNTPAHAATTQPVASQPAAPVKPAVKPTPKPVTPPPVEEEPWFMQTWAWAAGAGLVVLLALLALLRRRKAAPAVAAVGGGSSLADRFGAAPPFGEEDIDQEELLDQLAEHPDDIGLHLELVSLYYSRRDVEHFEAAAEAMHAHITDSQQPEWQDVVHMGEDLVPNHPLFANGHAGQVLGDDERAALHHFDLDKYASGNTPAAPVMPPPIPSQKVSEYHFDFNLTPHPIAPPVAHEPRDIPQHETAPLVDTAQSHSSWEFAEDDALQAEPASTGHHAHENDELSHDSYPSHEIGSFSDDPIDTKLDLARAYLDMGDPDGARAMLEEVLHEGTQMQKDTAQRLLDDLH
- the truA gene encoding tRNA pseudouridine(38-40) synthase TruA; this translates as MRIALGVEYDGTDFSGWQRLSHGATVQGALERALSFVAAHPVEVTCAGRTDAGVHGRCQVVHFDTEVTRDPRGWVLGACSNLPSTVAVLWAQVVPDDFHARFSARSRRYRYRILNRPVRAALDARYVTWERHPLDALRMHQAAQALIGEHDFTAFRAVSCQAAHARRELIAVSLHREGEQVIMDIEANAFLHHMVRNIVGSLLPIGRGEQPVEWMAELLAGRDREVAGPTAPSSGLTFLGPRYEAHWALPKEVSQS